Proteins encoded in a region of the Armatimonadota bacterium genome:
- a CDS encoding ABC transporter ATP-binding protein, producing the protein MDALLQVDALRKEYRSHHSCLVAVQEATFSIRRGEVVCLLGPSGCGKSSLLLTVAGLQPADGGQILLDGQPLSQPHPQIGVVFQEPCLLPWRTVWANVALGLQLLPQLLPKTVVAQRVHRTLSWVGLEQFAHHYPHQLSGGMAQRVALARALVRQPLLLLMDEPFAALDAPTRQHLRCLLLQIVRRLDTAVLMVTHDIDEALFLADRVLLMGARPGRIEAEWRISLPHPRQYRDPQMLHLHATILDRLAEHTLLNGKEVVDWVI; encoded by the coding sequence ATGGATGCACTGTTACAGGTCGACGCTTTGCGAAAGGAGTACCGTTCGCACCACTCCTGTCTGGTCGCCGTGCAGGAGGCTACCTTCAGTATCCGTCGGGGCGAGGTGGTCTGCCTGCTGGGACCGAGCGGGTGTGGCAAGTCCTCGCTGCTGCTCACCGTGGCAGGCTTGCAACCTGCAGATGGGGGGCAGATTCTGCTGGACGGTCAGCCTCTGTCACAGCCACACCCGCAGATTGGGGTGGTCTTTCAGGAACCGTGCCTGTTGCCCTGGCGTACGGTGTGGGCAAATGTGGCTCTGGGACTGCAGCTGTTGCCCCAGCTGCTACCCAAGACGGTGGTAGCACAGCGGGTGCACCGCACCCTGAGCTGGGTAGGGCTAGAGCAGTTTGCCCATCATTATCCTCACCAGCTGAGCGGCGGCATGGCGCAGAGGGTAGCCTTGGCGCGTGCTCTGGTGCGCCAGCCGCTACTGCTGCTGATGGACGAGCCCTTCGCTGCTCTGGATGCCCCCACCCGACAGCACTTGCGTTGTCTGCTCCTGCAGATAGTGCGCCGTCTGGATACGGCGGTGCTGATGGTCACGCACGACATCGACGAGGCGCTCTTTCTGGCGGACAGGGTGCTTCTGATGGGGGCACGACCCGGTCGCATCGAAGCGGAGTGGCGAATAAGCCTGCCCCATCCGAGGCAGTATCGCGATCCTCAGATGCTCCACCTGCACGCCACCATTCTGGACCGCCTCGCGGAGCACACCCTTTTGAACGGAAAGGAGGTTGTCGATTGGGTCATCTAA